Genomic DNA from Hordeum vulgare subsp. vulgare chromosome 2H, MorexV3_pseudomolecules_assembly, whole genome shotgun sequence:
AAAGGTCTACAACcaaccagatcaaatacccaaatccattagcattttaattaacacatcatcacatccatgcgggaatccacccgcaacacaccctTCATCAAGTTCCTGGTAATAAGGTCAAGTAGTTGTGCggctgtaacatcagagggatccgaggtatcaccctcgatggattctaaacgatgtaactgtcaaggtggccaaggaggaatcaccctcgatggaccacacctgatgggttgtacgacaaagtcatttatcggaggtggtgaaggaggaatcaccctcgagaacCACCACTGGTCAACTACACTATtgagctaacatcaggagtacgtatcgaggtgtcaccctcagtaatcgatagtagctctacagtgtcgtacaactaaggggggtgggtGTTGTGATGGGTCTTGGCTCGCCGATGAGATGACGAGGCTTGATGAGATGATTGGACTAATGGTCAAAGGGGATCACtcatccacctatactaagcagtttaaagtgtgGTACAGTAaggtagtagttcatcaaaaacaggctatgcatcagatataggagctaactacaaaagtagaaaaatctaatgcaagcatgagggagaaaaaaTAGGAGATATAAGAataatcaagggggtttgcttgccttgttgctctgtggcaaagggctAGTCgttaggagggtagtcgtacccggtagcagcgtcaatcccggggtctaccggtaagaagagggggaagaaataaataaatataatgcACACATGCAACACaacgcatgacatggcaatatgcagggctaggcatgagctaacgcattaTCACCTGTcatggacggatcgggaaaatatgtgatgatatttcccgggtttgTGGCTACTGCCGGACAGGCGAaacggatggaaaagttccatgttcgctatgatAGACACATGAcaaacgaacggatagcgtatcctggttcgtctcgtttttttatcaactttcatgtacaaattattttcatcgggattacggattattttatattatttttaaatttttattaaTATTCAGAAATTAAATATATTTGTTTTAATTCAAATAATCATTTATGACatgagcatgatgtcatgctgacatcagcagtcaccagtgagttgactagtcaactctgACTAGCGGGTCTCATACGTCATACCCAGATTTATAATTTGGTTTGATTAATAATTAAATATATTAGTTTAAGGGggtgggacccacatgtcatacactACTTAAGTTAATTAACTAACACATTTAACTTAAGTATATTAGGTTTATTTAACCTAATTAAATAGGCACATCAATTACCCTAATTAATTACTATAATTAAATTAGATAGAATTACTTTGGGGATTTAATTAATAATCTAATTAATTGATtaaccaattaattaattaactatttAATAATTACTTTTAAATTCTTTTTTATACTTTTTTGTTAAGGGGCATTGGGCCCCTTGTCTTTCACAAGGGAAGGGGTAAATTGGCCCCAAAGCAACTAATCACAGGGGGACTAAACCCGCCTCTTTTTAGGGAAAAGGGGTCGGGGCATGGCCAACGGGCGGGGCAACAATCGTGTGGCCGGAGGCAGAGGCGATGCAGCGAGGTGGTGCGGTGGCCGGAAGGCCAGGGGGTGCGCGAGGGCACGTGTGGGTGCGCGCACGATGGCCGTTCAGGCGGGGGGGCGCGGTCGGTCAGCCTTGTCACTCGGGTATTTTTGTTATTTCGGTTCGGGTAGTTCGGTttatgggtaattcgggtattcAAAAATGGGAACCAAAATTATTTCTGCCAAAAAAATACCCAaacccaaattacccaaaattttggttcgggtaattcgggtacccaaaatACCCAAAATATTCTAAGCATACATCAACTTTTGAAATGAATACCTCGGATAGTATGGGTATTTTTGGTAATATGagtattttagttagtatgggtaacaagttagtataataatagcatgaaaattttggacactatgaataatttgggtagtatGGGTAGTTCGGGTTTTCCACACTAGAACCCGAACCCTAACCCAAAAACGGAATAGTCAAgaaatgagaaccgaaccctTACCTGATACCCGAATTACCCAACAATTCAGGTAATTCGGTTCGGTTCGGGTTCGGGTAGCGGGTTCGGGTACCCAAACGCCCAAGGTGAGCGGTCGGGGCCGGAGTTGCGGGGACCGCCGGAGCGAAGGGTGAGGTCGCCGGGAGGCACCGGCGATGGATCCGGTCggaggggaggaagaggaggggtgGCCGGAGCTGGGGGAAGAGAAAGGGAGGACCCCGGTGGCTCACCATCGTGCAGGGGAGGCAGAGGCTCGGTGAAGGTCGGGGCGGTGCGGATGGCGGGAAGGAGGCGGTCGGAGGGGGGCGGCGAAGGTCGGCTCGACCGACAGAGGATGTCGGACCCGGTCGGGGCCGGTCGAGGCGCGAGGGTCGGGGCGAGGTGGCCAGCCGCCAAGGAGGGTGAGAGCCACGGGGTGAGGGAGAGAAGTGAGGTGGGTTATGGTTACACAGGGTGGGGAGGGGCTTTTATACTCGAGGGGTATAATGGGTTGGTGGGCCGATGGGTGGGGGACTAGCCGGCCCGATGGGCTGGCCGATTGGGAGAGGCCAGGTTGGACCTCGGCCCAAGGGGATGgggctttatttctttttatttatgttttcctttttgctttctattttattttatttcatgtTTTCTTTTATAGCGgcaactttattttattttatttggctAACAAATGACTTTTGTAAACTATGAGATTCAGCCACATAATTACTTTGCACTATTTGGCACTACCTCAAAAAGTATTGGGGATTTATTTAAAACATTTTGTATTCCATAATTTAGAAAAGGCCTTTTAAATAATGTTTTGTccatgttttatttattttgaggcaccaaaattatttaaaaaaatggtTGCAATTTTATAATTACTTAGGAATTATTTGTAACCTAAGCATGATTTTGTTTCCATGTTTGACAAAATATTTACACCACCTATTAACTGAATTTTGAATTTCAacaggaatttgaaatgagatatgaagtTTAAAATGATCAAGCACTCTTTAGCAAAATGATTAGACATTGATCATGGtcatcattgtagcttaattacaatgatcactatagcataatccggggatgtcagagGGGTGAGAGgggataacggttggattttctttcccactatataaaggaggtcttcttccccaagaagacctagtctcctaaccctaagctccactgttgctccaagctccattttcgcccgatctctctccataACCAACAAAACATGTTGATCTTCTAgggtttgcttgagagggcctcGATCTACACTTCTACCAAAAGAAAATTGATTcctcccactaatcccttgcggatcttgttactcttggctgtttgagcaccctagatggttgaggtcacctcagagccacaatccattgtgatGAAGCTTCATGATGTTGTTGGAAGCCCCCAATTAAGTTGTGCAGATTGCTCCAACCttatttgtaaaggttcgatcacCACCTTCAAGAgctccactagtggaatcacgacatctcgcattgaaTGAGGACGTGAGAAGAATATGATGACATTTTATTAAAGGTTTTTCCATCAATTGCTTTGCATAGAAGAGTGTTAGAAGCAAAAATAGGATGTataaattatttaatattaatatgGCTTTTGTTAGTGCTTTAACTGTTTGTTTTTTCATtatattaaatatatttttatgtgTATATTAGGTGCCCTCGGGTTTTAGTTCTTCCTCATGTCCCTGAAATCTCAGgagcggccatcttcttcaagcATGGAGGTACTTCTACAAAGCTCACCTCAAGCTCCTTAAACACAAGATAAGGGACAAGCACGTAGAGCATTCTCATCAGTGGGTAGCGAAAAATATGTAGTAATGAACTAATGATGAGTTCCCCTttccctatatttttgtttttctttctttacTTCTCCCATTTGTACATGGGAAAAGTTTACGTTCAGACGGCGGATCTCATGCGAGCGATCCGCCGGCTCCTCAGTGCGACGCGTGTTTCTTTTTCTGTAACTTGTGTTGTAAAATTTTCCTCCGCAACAATACACACATTTCAAAACATAAAACGAAGAAAAACTGGAAATATTTTCTGCAACATTGtctatgttgcaaaaaaaaattcaaaacagcACACATGTTGCAAAAATATAAAATCCGCAACACAATCTGTGTTGCAAAAAAGTTTTGCAATATAATCTCTGTTGCATAAAAATTTCGTAACACAATCTCTATTATAAATGTTTCTACAACAAGGTCTTTGTTGCAGAACAGAAGAAATGATCATCTCGCCATATCCTACGGCTCGCGAGGCGGCAGATCTTTTAAAAAGATCCGCCGACCGACGCATAGCAGTCCCCTTTATACATACTATCAATACATGAAAAATTACCGTAAAACAATTGTTCTACGGTTTGTAGGTAAAAAGCAAAGAAAGAAACTCAGCACAAACCAAAAACAAACTTTTTCTTGAATTAACCAAAAACAAACTTGTAAACCCAGAACACACGACCTAAATATTGCAGCCGCATTTTTTTCAGTCGAGCAGCCACATCCACATCACCTCagagccacaatccattatgatgaagcttcatgatgttgttgggagcctccaattaagttatgcAGATTGCTCCAACCttatttgtaaaggttcgatcacCACCTTCAAGAGCTCCACtaatggaatcacgacatctcgcattgaaTGAGGACGTGAGAAGAATATGATGACATTTGATTAAAGGTTTTTCCACCAATTGCTTTGCATAGAAGAGtgttagaagaaaaaaataggatgtataaattatttaatattaatatgGCTTTTGTAAGTGCTTTAATTGTTTGTTTTTCCATTATATATCAAATATTTTTTGATGTGTATATTAGGTGCCCTCGGGTTTTAGTTCTTCCTCACGCCCCTGAAATCTGAGGAGCGGCCATTTTCTTCAAGCATGGAGGTACTTCTACAAAGCTCACCTCAAGCTCCTTAAACACAAGATAAGGGACAATCATGTAGAGCATTCTGATCAGTGGGTAGCGAAAAATATGTAGTAATGAACTAATGATGAGTTCCCCTttccctatatttttgtttttctttctttacTTCTCCCGTTTGTATATGGGAAAAGTTTACGTTGAGCTCGCGGATCGCATGCGAGCGATCCGCCGGCTCCTCACTGTGACGcgtgtttttttttctgtaactTCTGTTGCAAAATTTTCCTCCGCAACAATACACACGTTGTAAAACATAAAAACGAAGAAAAACTGGAAATATTTTCTGCAACATTatctatgttgcaaaaaaaattcCAAACAGCACACATGTTGTAAAAATATAAAATTCGCAACACAATCtctgttgcaaaaaaaaattgcAATATAATCTGTGTTGCACAAAAATTTCGTAACACAATCTCTATTCTAAATGTTTCTGCAACAAGGTCTTCGTTGCAGAACAGGAGAAATGGTCATCTCGCCATATCCTACGGCTCGCGAGGCGGCGGATCTTTTAAAAAGATCCGCCGACCGACGCATAGCAGTCCCCTTTGTACATACTATCAATACATGAAAAATTACCGTAAAACAATTGTTCTACGGTTTGCAGgtaaaaaaacaaagaaagaaaCTCAGCACAAACCAAAAACAAACTTTTTCTTGAATTAACCAAAAACAAACTTGTAAACCCAGAACACACGACCTAAATATAGCAGCCGCATTTTTTCAGTCGAGCAGCCACATCCACATCACGtgagagccacaatccattgtggtgaagcttcatgatgttgttgggagcctccaattaagttgtgcagATTGCTCCAACCttatttgtaaaggttcgatcacCACCTTCAAAAGCTCCACTAGtgaaatcacgacatctcgcattgaaTGAGAATGTGAGAAGAATATAATAACATTTGATTAAAGGTTTTTCCATCAATTGCTTTGCATAGAAGAGTGTTAGAAGAAAAAATAGGATGTataaattatttaatattaatatgGCTTTTGTTAGCTCTTTAACTGTTTGTTTTTTCATTATATTAAATAATTTTTTGATGTGTATATTAGGTGCCCTCGGGTTTTAGTTCTTCCTCACGCCCCTAGAATCTCAGgagcggccatcttcttcaagcATGGAGGTACTTCTACAAAGCTCACCTCAAGCTCCTTAAACACAAGATAAGGGACAAGCGTGTAGAGCATTCTGATCAGTGGGTAGCGAAAAATATGTAGTAATGAACTAATGATGAGTTCCCCTTtctctatttttgtttttctttctttacTTCTGCCCTTTGTACATGGGAAAGTTTACGTTCAGCCGGCGGATCGCATGCGAGCGATCCGTCGGCTCCTCAGTGTGACGCGTGTTTCCTTCTGTATAACTTTTGTTGCAAAATTTTCCTTCACAACAATACACACGTTGCAAAACATAAAAACGAAGAAAATTGGAAATATTTTCTGCAACATTTTCTATGTTGcaaaaagaaaaaattgaaacagCACACATGTTGCAAAAATATAAAATCCGCAACACAATCTCTGTTGCAAAAAAGTTTTGCAATATAATCTTTGTTGCACAAGAATTTCGTAACACAATCTCTATTATAAATGTTTCTGCAACAAGGTCTTTGTTGCAGAACAAAAGAAATGGTCATGTCGCCATATCCTACGGCTCGCGAGGCGGCGGATCTTTTAAAAAAAATCCGCCAACCGACCCATAGCAGTCCCCTTTGTACATACTATTAATACATGAAAAATTACCGCTATTCTACGGTTTGCAGGtaagaaaaacaaagaaagaaaCTCAGCACAAACCAAAAACAAACTTGTATACCCAGAACACACGACCTAAATATAGCAGCCGCATTTTTTTCAGTCGAGCAGCCACATCCACATCAAGCTCGATCTACAGAATCACGAAGGTTGCACCGCATCCACATGCGTTTTTCTTCCTTTCCCGCTCAATCTCGTGACTCCCTTTCATTTCCTCCCAAGATCAGGATGCGAGGATCCCGTGCGCAAATCCACGTGTTAAACGAGCCCAACCAGACGCGCGCGCTAGCGCGTGATTGCCCAGCAGCAGTCAGTGATGGAGAAGAAGCGCTGAATCGGCCACACTACTACTCCTGgtaaataaaaggaaaagaaagggACTCGGTGACCAGATCGCGGCGCGGCGCACGCTGTCGGCTCAAACCGGGCACCGGCGTGGGAAGTTTCTCCGCGAGGAAGCAACCCAATTCCCGCTCGTGGCTTAATAATTTCCATTGCCATTGCGTCCCATCAGCCGCGTGCCCATTCACACGCTTCTTCCGACGGACGGAAGACGTGCGCGTCTGCCCATTCCCACTCGTCACGAGCTGTTGGATTTATTTGTTTCTTTGACATGAGCTGTTGGAGTTGTTGGCACCACACGCGGCGACTGATTGGTGGAGGATCCATCCATCCCATTGTTTCGTGTAAATCAAATAAATTACTACTGCCGACGGAGACGGAGGGGTGGGTCGGTCGCTTTCTCGCCGATCGCCATCTAGCTAGCCACCTTTCGCGCGTTCCTACCTGCGCTGCCCAGCAATGGGACTTCATTTGATTTGAGAGACGGCGATCGACGACGACATGGGTCGTGGACTCATGCAGCGGTAGCTCCACACCGGCGACCAGTAGCCCCTAGCTCTCGTTTTATATATAAACCGTGCGCGCCTTAGCCCTCGCACTCCCGATCGAGCGTAACAACAACTCCGCCGGCCCATTGCCCATAGCCACTCCAGACGATCGACCCGCGCGCGGGGCCGCCGTACGTACTCGAGCTTGGAATCGAGCATGTCGTCGAGAGCGCCGCCGGTGGAGCTCGACTTCCTCGGCCTCCGCGCCGCTGCCCTCGGCGAGCAACGCGGCAAGAACACcggctcatcctcctcctcctcctccttgtcgtcCATCCGAGGTCCGAATGTCATATCCCTGCCTCTTTGTGTGCCTGTGTATGCGCGCGTGAATGCTGACTGGAACTGCATGGATGCGTGCGTGCAGGGATGGAGACGAGCGCAATAGCGAGGATAGACCCCCAGCTGCTGCGCCGCGTCGTCGTCCCCCGCTCGCCGGCGACGACGGAAGAGGCGCCTGCGGCTCCCAGTCCCATGACGGTCTTCTACAACGGCTCCGTTGCCATCTTCGATGTCTCCCACCACAAGGTGATTAATTATTACCAATCTCCGCGCCTCTTCCATTTGCTTAGTATTTCTCTTCATTAATTACACTCTCAACTTCGATACGAGATGTACCTAACAGCaattacaataaggtacagtcaggctATAataattaaaatactatatttttgctgagttggatgagagagaagaggaaagagaagtgaaacgggctcttcgtgaagagccagctctagcacgtgctcctaggtgctttgtgaaaatgaaaggtgggctatatatgataaaaatagtactattttatagctaactattgtacacgctagctataagatgggctataagactgtttatagccagcagttggctatactattaaccatgctctaaggctggtcatagtggagagtatcatataatagtatcatgcatatgatactatcgtATGATACTACCTTTATAGTGTTTAGTATTATAAACTAGTACTCGACTAACAAACTATCATATATAACCTCATTTattaacatgcatgacacatagtagcatagcatttaacatgttacggtatctacctatgttactctaactctCTTTCATCTTTAATTGTGTGCCACATTAACATGTTTGTTAGTTTCAAAAACATGATACTacctaagttactcccactatggccagcctaagggtcagttttttttgatagcatttttGGGTTTCTAGAATAAGTTGTCCCCTACCCAGCTTATTTTAGAAGCtcaactaaaaatatttttttaaagccTACTAGTAAAGTCTTAATTAATAGGctttaaaaaaataaatttggTTGGGCTTATAGAATAAGCTGGGTAAGGGGCAACTTATTTCAGCTTATGTTAAAAGCTAGCAAAAGAACTGACCCTAAAAGCACTGTCCGATGTCCAATTTCCAAAAATGAACTTGCATATTTCTTTTGGTTAGAGAGAATTAATGTATATATGCATATAAAAGTAAGCACATGTAGCAGATGTATGTTATCAAATTCATATACTGATGTGGCCTTGGACATCTGATCAAATATTTTGACAGGCAGAAGCTATAATGCAGATGGCAAGGGACGTAACGTTGGCAGAAAGGCGTGACCTTGGCAACAATACACCTGTTGGAAATTCAAGCAAAGGTTTGTTTAAATAATAACTCATCATGAGcaaacaaaaaattaaaaaaaaagttcGTTGGACGCTTTATAAAGTCGTTGCTTACAATTCTAATATTCATGCTTGCAGACATACCACTGGCAAGAACAAAGTCGTTGCAGCAGTTCCTCGTGAAGCGTAAAGAGAGGTAAACAAACAATATTCTATATGTATATAGGAATTATGTTCTGGCCAAATAATATCAGTTTGTTTCCATGGACAAAACCACAAGGTTAAAGTAATACCAGTACGTACGTAGTTTCTTGTTCTGAAACAAAGTTAAAAGTGCAGGATTAGTTGCTCTCTTTGAACATTCCACATGATGAGAAGAAAAAAATGTCGAAACCGTACGTGTGGGTCCTTGAGCGACCTTGATCGATCGGAGACCACGTTTTTGTTGCGATCGACAGCGGTCGTAATTAAGCTAGCATGCGCATACATAGTTGACTGAGGGTGACATCTCGATCGACATCAACGACCAATTTGATGGACCGACACCTACCAAATCAAACACCACGATTGATCTGCTCACCCAAATCGAGGAAAGCTAATATTTGGTTCGATCGTGAGTATGCATGCACGTATCATCTTTGCCTTCTTCTTTTTCCGTGAGAATATGTCAAAAAGTTGTACTCCAAATCTTCTGGACTGTACGTACGTGTTGACCTAACCAATTCGCCACCCAACTCATCATGCGTGCGGTTGTTTAAACGTGCAGGTTGACCCGCATGGGTCCATACCATCCCGGCGCCACCACCATCAGCGGCAGCTCTCttggtgtgaagaaggaagcggaAGCAGCCTAGCTAGCTTCTGGGCTTGACTGATTAGCTTGATGTTCATTTGGTGCTCTTGATTATAGGGTATAGCTAATTGTTCCGGTGATTACCGGTGTATATTCATGTGTGTGGAAATGGAACTAGGGCCCCGCTTGGTTCACGTGTATTTATATACACTTGTATTTATTTTACAGGTGTATAATACTGGTCTTATTTGATTTTTAACTTGAAAGAAAAACGACCAGTGGAGGTCTGTATATTTTACACCGGTATTGAACTAAGAAACGTCAATCCAATCACGGCCTCGGAGTAGTAGCACTCCAATAGTATAGATGCGTGCAATAGAATTTGGTAGCGGTGGCTTAAGTTTGATCGATGCGCTTTCTTACAAATGAATAAATTAAGTTTAGGGATGTAATAGATAATTAATTTTGCATGCACTCATGCATATTTATGTACGTACTCGCTACGTTCTTGAATATAAGTTTTTTGTAAAGACTTCATTACAAAttatacatacaaagcaaaatgagtaaatttatattttaaaggtatgtctatatacatccgtatgtagttcatagtaaaaaatttaaaatgacttatacttagcAACGAAAAAAGTGTAACACTATTTTCAGATGATGCAGATCATTTGTCTTCGTTtcaagaaaatataaaaaaatgttctGTCATATATCATTTTTTTCAGGTGGTTGCAACCCTGTACAGCCGTTGGGAGATACTTCGTCTGTAATGATCTAAatactcttatat
This window encodes:
- the LOC123426572 gene encoding protein TIFY 9-like, whose protein sequence is MSSRAPPVELDFLGLRAAALGEQRGKNTGSSSSSSSLSSIRGMETSAIARIDPQLLRRVVVPRSPATTEEAPAAPSPMTVFYNGSVAIFDVSHHKAEAIMQMARDVTLAERRDLGNNTPVGNSSKDIPLARTKSLQQFLVKRKERLTRMGPYHPGATTISGSSLGVKKEAEAA